One segment of Oreochromis niloticus isolate F11D_XX linkage group LG8, O_niloticus_UMD_NMBU, whole genome shotgun sequence DNA contains the following:
- the LOC100694300 gene encoding protein kinase C and casein kinase substrate in neurons protein 2 encodes MATLPKEPAEDARKQSFWMPGNYVRTVHRTERSFQACNDIVACFMERAKVEKQYAQQLSQWSSKWKSIVDSRPLYGSLMRAWQCFFTSTERLSALHSSISQSLTSEEGVRVKTWQKETFPKKIFCGFRESYDTNTSFSRAQKPWSKKLMKLEKVRVAYHKACQREQAALEKEKQANENSEMSQEKKQKMTEAREKATEEKEMARDKYEKILEDVSTYTPRYMEEMEAIFEQSQEEERKRISFLKQVFLSIHRHLDVTNNESVKAVYSELHQTLMAIDEQDDLKWWKNNHGPGMPTDWPKIEEWVPPVKKLKRKKRDQKGKESRPVMIGGVKVRALYDYVGEEGDELSFKAGEVFLKVEEEDDQGWCRGVLSGGKEGFYPANYAEVAE; translated from the exons ATGGCAACCCTTCCCAAAGAGCCTGCCGAGGATGCCAGGAAACAGAGTTTCTGGATG CCAGGGAATTATGTACGCACAGTGCATCGAACTGAACGGTCCTTCCAGGCATGCAACGACATAGTGGCCTGCTTCATGGAGAGAGCAAAGGTAGAAAAACAGTACGCCCAGCAGCTCAGCCAGTGGAGCAGCAAGTGGAAGTCCATAGTGGATTCTC GGCCACTTTATGGCTCCCTCATGAGAGCATGGCAGTGTTTCTTCACCTCCACTGAGCGTTTGTCCGCGCTCCATTCTTCCATTTCCCAGTCGCTAACTTCAGAGGAGGGAGTCCGGGTGAAGACCTGGCAAAAGGAGACCTTTCCAAAGAAAATCTTCTGCGGGTTCAGGGAGAGCTACGACACCAACACAAGTTTTTCACGTGCACAGAAACCCTGGTCCAAGAAGCTTATGAAG CTGGAGAAGGTTCGAGTTGCATACCACAAGGCCTGTCAGAGGGAGCAAGCAGCTctggagaaagaaaagcaaGCAAACGAAAACTCTGAAATGAGCCAAGAGAAAAAGCAGAAGATGACTGAGGCCAGAGAGAAGGCCACGGAGGAGAAGGAAATG GCTAGAGATAAATATGAGAAAATCCTGGAGGACGTGTCGACCTACACACCTCGCTATATGGAGGAGATGGAAGCCATTTTTGAACAGtcgcaggaggaggagaggaagaggatcAGCTTTCTCAAGCAAGTCTTCCTGTCCATCCATAGACACTTGGATGTCACCAACAATGAGAG TGTCAAGGCAGTTTACAGTGAGCTCCACCAAACTTTAATGGCCATCGATGAGCAAGATGATCTCAAATGGTGGAAGAACAATCACGGTCCAGGCATGCCCACCGACTGGCCAAAGATTGAG GAATGGGTCCCACCAGTAAAAAAGCTCAAGCGAAAGAAGAGGGaccaaaaaggaaaggaaagccGACC TGTGATGATTGGGGGTGTGAAGGTGCGAGCTTTGTACGACTACGTGGGAGAGGAGGGTGATGAGCTGTCCTTTAAAGCAG GTGAGGTATTCCTGAAGGTAGAGGAAGAGGACGACCAAGGCTGGTGCCGAGGAGTGCTGAGCGGCGGGAAAGAGGGTTTTTACCCAGCTAATTATGCTGAAGTTGCAGAATGA